CTCGCTGACAACAAGCGTAGTGTTCGAGGGTCCAAAACACGTGAGGAAGGCAAGAAAGATGAAAGCATATCTCGAACCAACAGAAATAAGTCTACTGGAAAACGCCGCAGAAAACCTTCGCGATAGATTGCTGGTTCATATTCTGTTCCATCTAGGCTGCCGTATCTCGGAAGCCCTGGCGCTGACCGTGGATGATGTAGACCTCGAACATGGCCGAGTCACCATCAAGCATCTTAAATTTCGTATCAGGATATCATGCCCCCAATGCAATGCCAGGCTGGGCAAAGCTCATACCTTTTGCCCGAAGTGCGGCGATAAAGTGGAACAGACTGTAGCCAGGGAGCAAGAACACCGCCGCGTACGCACCTTGCCGCTCGATAATGGCACCCTGGCATTGCTTAAAGACTACATCGAGCGCGGCGGCCCAGTAACCAGAGACGCTAAGCAGGTGATCTTCGGCATCAACCGCCATCGCGCCTGGCAGATCGTCAGCGACTGCGCCTCCCGAGCCGGCCTCGGAGGTCTGGAGAACCCGATCACCGGCAGGAAGTGCGGCATCAGCCCGCACCGGCTGCGCGACGCATTCGCCGTCCACGCCATGAAGCATAATGACTCCGGCGACGGTCTCAGGATGTTACAGGAGCACCTGGGGCATGCCAGCT
This window of the Dehalococcoidales bacterium genome carries:
- a CDS encoding tyrosine-type recombinase/integrase, producing MKAYLEPTEISLLENAAENLRDRLLVHILFHLGCRISEALALTVDDVDLEHGRVTIKHLKFRIRISCPQCNARLGKAHTFCPKCGDKVEQTVAREQEHRRVRTLPLDNGTLALLKDYIERGGPVTRDAKQVIFGINRHRAWQIVSDCASRAGLGGLENPITGRKCGISPHRLRDAFAVHAMKHNDSGDGLRMLQEHLGHASFDTTARYRKIAGEEHRDWYQGLWEKGEGSA